Below is a genomic region from Patagioenas fasciata isolate bPatFas1 chromosome 5, bPatFas1.hap1, whole genome shotgun sequence.
GTCACACGCGGCACGACTGCACAGCCACAAAGGGAAACCCCGAGCGACAAACCTGGCCCTGGCGGGAGGCGGCGCTGGGGAGCGGAACCGAAAGTCTGCGCAGCCCAGCCCGGCAGCTGACGGCTCCGGGACCCCGTTGGGCGTGATGGAGGATTTGGGTAAGCTGGGCCTTACAGAGCCAGTCCCACACCCAGGCCTGGCACAGGGTCGTGCCTCCGGTGGATTGGGGAGGTTGCTGCAGAGGGGAGCAGCGATGGGGCTGCAtttcctgccctgcctgccccatcTCAGGGACACGAGTGCTTGGCCAAAAATGGAGAGCGCTCATGGGCAGGAAACGGGCTGCGGCAGCGCCCGCGGGCAGCGCCATGTCCCGGGGCGCGGGAGCCACCCCGTCCCCAGCGGCagagggggggctggggggcagctgcGCTGGGGTCCTCCCTGCGTCCTGAACCGAGGGCAGCGAGGTGCCGAGGGACGGCCCGGGCGCTGGAGGAGGAAGCGCTTTGCCCTCCCCTGGGAAGTGCTGCTCTGGGTGTGCAGGAAGCACCACGGTTCAGCTCTCCCGTGCCAGGGCTTGTGCTGGGTTTAATTTAAGGGCTGGTGGATGTTTTTTCATGAGCCAGAGCTGGTGTGCGAGGGAAGCAGGACCCTGTTGCCAGCGGTCCCCATGCCCAGGAGGGCTGTGTGGTGCGGTGGCCTGTCCCGTGTTGGGGACGGGGCTCTGGGGAGGGTGCTCAGGGCCACGCAGCCCCTTGGGGCCCTGGCCCATGCCTGGCGGGAGCCGCTGTGACGCTTTCGGGGGGTGCAGAGGCAGGGAGGGCACCAGTGGCTGCAGCCCTGAGCCAGGTCTCTCCGTGCAGATGCTTTGCTGGCAGAACTGGAGCAGAGCTCCTCTCTCGACGCCAAGGACGGCGGGTGGCAGGTGCCGAGTGCCTGCAACCCGGAGCCAGGCACAGCCGggcccccaggcccccccagccGCTCGCCGCTCGCTTCGGTGGCCCTGAAGGTAACGCGGGGGGCTGAGGGCCTGCTCAGCTCGGGGCAGGGCGGTGGTGCTGGGCGGTGCAGGGTGCCGGGggtcctgctggctctgctgcaggggTTCGTCCTTCCAGGTGCAGCCACCAGCTCGTGCTCAGCCTCCAGGACAGGCTTTGACAACACTGTACAGGTAAAACGTGACCAGGGCCATCCCGGGCTGCCCTTTTCAACACTCAGACGTGTCCTGCAGGGTCACCCGGCCTCCTGTGCAGCCCCCAGTCCTTCTGCGGGCTGGGGTGGGAGTTGCGTGGCGGCAGCGCTGGTGGGTGAGGGCTGGGCTGCCAGCAGCCCCCTCCCGCCAGCCCAGCGTGTCCCCGGGGAGGGCCCTGTCCCCTGCTGGGGCCTGCGGGAAAGGGCGCGCCTTGCGGGGGGGTCTCAGTCCCAGGCACCTTCAGCCTCGAAGCCGCAGCGTCCCCGCTCACCCCCGCTCACCCCCCTCAGCAGCCCTGTGCCGGCCCCGCAACCGCAGCCGCCGCTGCCCTCGCCCCCACCCCGGGCAGCCGCCCGGCAGCTGGACGAGCTCCTGGCCGACCTGGGACACATGCAGAGCCAGGTGCGCCCTGTCCGGGGGCAGGCGGGTCCTGGTTCTCGCCCCATCCTCACCGTCCTCCTTCCTGCAGCTGGCGGCCATGGGGCAGGGGCCCGGCGGGGCAGCAGAGCCCGAGCCCTCGCTGGACAAGATGCTTGGCAGCCTCACCCAGGACCTGCAGGAGCTGGGCATCTCCGCCGCCCCCGCGGGCGTCTGCGCCGCCTGCCGCAAGCCCGTGGCTGGCAAGGTGAGCCCTGGGCGAGCCCCCGCCCCTCGCTGCCGGTGCCCCGGCTCACGGCTTCCCTCTCCTCGCAGGTTCTCACAGCCCTGGGTGCAACCTGGCACCCTGAGCACTTCACCTGCGCCCGCTGCGGGCAGGAGCTGGGCGGCCGGCCCTTCTTCGAGCGCGGCGGGCGGGCGTACTGCGAGGAGGACTATCACCGAGCCTTCTCCCCGCTCTGCGCCTACTGCGCCAGCCCCATCCGCGAGGTACAGCCCCCGCCCCCCGCGcctgcccccgccgccgcagccgccTCACTGCACCTCTTCCTGCAGAAAGTCCTCACGGCCCTGGACCAGACCTGGCACCCCGAGCACTTCTTCTGTGCACACTGTGGGAAGGTGTTTGGAGATGACGGTAAGTCCAGAGGGCAGGTGTGGGGGTCCCGTCCCGCCCCACCCTGGGTACCCCCGCAACGCCAGCCCTCGCACCCATTGCCCAGGTTGTCCCATTGTCCCACACCCCCCCAGGGGTGCCCACCTCGGCGCTGTCCCCGCAGGTTTCCACGAGCGCGATGGGAAGCCGTACTGCCGCCAGGACTTCCTGGCCATGTTCGCCCCAAAATGCCAGGGCTGTGAGCGCGCGGTGACGGACAATTACCTGTCAGCGCTGCAGGGCATCTGGCACCCCGAGTGCTTCGTGTGCGCGGTGAGTGCAGCCGGCtggcggggacacggggtgagcGCGTCCCGAGGCTGACCCAGCCTTCCCCTTGTCTCCCCAGGAGTGCCTGAGCGGTTTCGACAGTGGCTCCTTCTTCGAGCTGGAGGGTCGTCCGTACTGCGAGCTGCACTTCCACCAGCGGCAGGGCAGCGTCTGCCACGGCTGCAGCCACCCCGTCACCGGCCGCTGCATCACGGCTGCCGGGCGCAGGTACCACCCCGAGCACTTCGTCTGTTCCTACTGCCTGGGCCAGCTGCAGAAAGGCACCTTCCGCGAGCGTGGCGACAAGATGTACTGCCGGCCCTGCCACGACAAGCTGTTCCTCTGAGCGCCAGCCCCCGGCTCGCAGCCCCCTTCGGGCTGGCTCCGCTGCCGTCCCCACCAGGCCAGGCCTCGAGCATCCCGTGTCGTCCCACCAGCCACGTCCCTGGTGTCAGTCCTTCACCGCCCGGTGTCCCCAGCAGTGTCTCTGCCAAGCCGGACCCCATCCTTGTCCCCCTCCCCTCAGACATTCCTGGCATTGTCCCTGCCAAGCCACACATCCTGGGCATTGTCCCCTCCATCTGAAGCAATAAAGCACCTGGCCCTGCCTCTGCTCCACCAGCAAACTGCTTCCAAAAAGGTATTTCCACAGATGTACAGGATTTCTTTCACACACAGGTGAAAGCAAAGGGAGCCAAGCTGGTCCAGCCTGGCTCCGCTGTTCCTCGGGAGGGACGAGCTCAGCGCAGCCCAGCCCCTCCCAGGGGCAGCCCTGGCTCCAGGGGCTCCCCAGGCAGGGTTTAGGGACACTCAGCACTAGAGGAATTACGGTGTGCACTCCTGCAAAGCCCACCCGCGCCGAGAGCGCACGGAGAGGCTCCAGCAGGACATCCCACGCCTGGGGAAGCGGGGGCTCCGGGCACAGTACAAAACCTCCTGCTTTTTACTTTTCCTGCAATCTTCTGCTAGAAAGAGGAGGAAATGATAGTCCAGCCCCGGAAAGCGTTTGTCACACAGTGGTGTCTTTCAGGAGCACAGCCCTGTCCCAAGGCAGAAAACACCAGGTGTAAGGCACAGGGACACACTTTAAAAGctttatttatataaaaaaatcactttgttttAAAAGCGTTACAAGAGTGTGCACAGGAATCAGACAAGAACAGCTCATTGCTccccgctcccctcctccccagggCAGCACTGGcccagcagagccagggcaggAGAGAAAGGGGAAGCTGCTTTTTGGTTCATTTGgaattaaaaattgaaaaaggAATTAGTGTTTTAcatatttaaaggaaaagaaaagagttagaccccagaacaaaaccaaactgagctgaggtggggctggagccagagagggCTCAGCCAGAgctggggtgctggggcagggttCAGGCCAGAGCCTGACCTGGTGCTGCCCGCTGCAGCCTCCCCGCTCCCCTGAGCCCGATTTGGGGGAGCCCCAGGCTGGGGGGGCTCCCGCTCCAGTTTGCAGCCTCCTGCAGAGGCTTCCAGTTGCAGGGGAGCCCAAGGGCTCCCCGAGAGATCACAGCACCGAAATGCGCCCCCCAGCAGGGAggaggcggggggggtgggggggtgtcatGGCTCCCGCACCCCATCAGtgaggggctgggaccccccaaatAGGCGTCCAGCCCCAGCGCAGACAGTGAGGGCTCCCGGTGGGGAAGGGAAGCTCAGCCTGGACAGCCCTTCCCCAGCGCAGAGCCAGACAGTACGATTCAGAGAGCTATTTCACAGTGGCAAAAGAAAGGCACGTGTCAAGAGAAAGTccgcgggcagcgccgcgggcagcGACCCCGGCTCCGCACGGCGCGCCCAGTCCTGCCGTGCTCCTCCCGCGCAGGGACCCCCAGCCCGCACCCCGGCACTGACCATCTTCCCACATACAGACCCCTCCTCGCAGGCACCGGGCAGGGGCCAGCGGCCCCATCCAGACCCTCTGCGGGATCCAGAGCCAGATCCCCCGTCCCCGAAGCCTCATCTAGAGCAAAGCAAGAGAAGTTAACGctgtttttccttcccctcacCCCCCGTGCTccagccccccccctcccctggtCCCGCCGCCAGAGAGGGACGTGCCCATTGAACCCACGGCCCTGGCTGAAGAGTGACCCCGCGCAAAAATACATCCTATAGGCAACAACACGAACAAAAAAAGGCGGCGAGTGAGgtcccagtccctgtccctgcagaCGTCTCTGAGCAGAGGGGAGGCGTGGGAGAGAAGGCAGCTCCTGGTCAAGGCAGAGATCGAGTCCTGTTGCAGCATCCACGCCGGTCGACCCGGCAGTCGGGCAGGAGGGCTGACCCTCCGAGGAAGGGGGCGACGGAGGGCGGGGATGAAGAGCGAAGGGCTGAGGTGTCCCCGAGCGGGAGGTGCAGCGGGCTGGAGGAGGCGGAGCGGCCCGGGCTGCCCCGGGGACCAGGCCCAGTCGTTTGGCTGGCCGGTTGGCACAGACAGTCCAGCAAAAAATGCGAAAATAAGGACAAGGTAAAAGTCGGTCCATTCCACCACGaagagttatatatatatatttatatatataatatattatcaACCCAAACTGAGTGGAGGCGGGGACGGCAGCTAgatcttctgctgtggagagagagggagagacgtTAGCGCGCCCAGAGCAGAGCGAGCAGCGGAGGGCGATCACGGCCCCAGCGGCTCAGGCAGTGATTCAGGCAGCAGCGATCAGAGCAGGATTTGGCTGGTCAAAGCACCCCAACAGCAGCAGGATCTGTCACCGCCGTTCAGATCGGGCAGGATGCTGCGGGACATACCGACACAGGGGAAAACACGGCAGCATCCTCCTGCGCCTCCTCTACCTCAGGCTGCGGttcctgcccctcctcctgcTGCAGACACACGGGTTAGTGGGGGACGGAGCGGGGTGGGGGTGTTAGTTGTGGGAGCCCAGCTCTCCCGTCCTGCCAGCCAGGACAGCGATGGCCATCTCCTGCGCCCAGGCCCGCTCAGCCCTCCCTTGTCAGCCGGAGCTGCTCACCATCAGCGGCGCTGCCTTCACCGGCTCCATGTCTCCGAGGTCCCCGGACCGGTCCAGTGTCCTGCTGTGGTCCCTCTCATTGAGCGTGGAATAGTTGTCTGAACAGGGGAGGGGACAGCCACGTCAGCCGCGCCAGCCTGCGGGCGGGAGCTCTGCCCTCCCAGGCGAGAGGCCCCTGGTCCCTCTCCTACCTGGTCCCATGTTGCTCATCTGGATTTCCTCCCGGGAGGATTTCTTGTCTGCAAACACGGAGAGCAGGTCAGACACGGCCCCGGCAGCCGCTGCCCACCCGCCGACCCGAGGACACAACAGAACCCGCGGACATCACTTTCCAGAGCCCAAACTGCCTTGTGTGAGCAGCTATGGCTGCCAAGGAAGACGGGGCTGAAGAGCCAGGGAGGGGACAAAGGGACAAAGGCCAGCTGTTCTGGGTACCCACATGCGGAAAggaggacagtggggacaggtgCTAAGGGAAGGCACGTACCTGTTTTTTGGTTCCTGTCGATGAGAGGCAAGGTGCTGTCATCAAACGAGCTGCCTCCCTGGGTCCGAGAGGTGTTGCtcaggttcacctggagcagacAGTGACCACTCACACCCTGGCACAGACACTCACCACCAGCACATCCCACCCTGGAGGCCCCACAGCTCCAGCGCCCGCGGCTGCACCCAGCAGCAAGGACGGGCGCAGCTTTTGGGAACAAAACTGAGCCCCGGAGAacctggttcctcagcacagccGTGGTGGCTCTCAGTGCCACAAGCCCTCCTGCCTGCAGATCCGTGTGCTTGTGTGGGACACGGCAGAGAGGACACCAGCGAGGCCGGAGCTGACATCCAGGAACACCCTTCTCCCTGCTGCAGgaccccactgctgccccagccaccacAGAGCATCCCACACCCCACACCTGGAAATCAGACTTCTTCCAGCCTTCCTTCTCCAGGGGCTTCCGCAGCTCTTTATATCCCCAGACCGTCTGCAAGACGAGGGCGGCTGCTCGGACCTCTCTCTCGGAGCGGTTCCTAGGAAGAGGTGAAGGAAGAGATGTTTGCAAACACCCATGACCTCAAGGCAGGTCCTGGAGAAGCCCTTCTCTGCCCCTCGCATTATCCTCAGCACAGAGCCTACCCAGACTTGTTGATCAGCACCAACTTCTCAATCCCCTGCGTTTCCCGCAGCTTCTTCGCAGCCTCGAGGTTGTCTACAATTACTTCATTGATGGTGTTGAGGATTGACACGACTGTGTCTTCAGAGAGGTTTTTGGCTGGGGTCTGCTGGCCTCCAGGCAAGTTCTTCACTAGGTTGGGGATCGCATGTTTACCTGGGAAGGGGAAAGAGCTGGGTGTGAGTAAGGAAGAGGACTGAAAGGgggcaaaacccaaaccaaagaaCCGggtccaaaccaaacaaccaaaacaaaaatcactgCAGAAGGCTCAGGGACAGGTGACCAACTTGGATGTCGCTGTCAGGGGAGCTCAGCACATGCTGCTCTGGGAGAGGAACAGCAGACACACACTGGGCCGGTGCTGTGCCCACATCCACCCTCCTCCTCAGTGCCCATGTCAGGACGTTCCTGCCCACCTCAGATAGACACAGAGCACGATGTCCTCACCTATCAGCTCTTTGTTACGCAAGTCGACAGCCAGGTTCCGCAGGGCTCCGGACGC
It encodes:
- the LPXN gene encoding leupaxin isoform X1, translating into MGGLHWMSFPGPFNPDILGFCNHYLEIQVEAPKSSSWKVRLLEAPLQVLWLLPSQQHECVSSRDRDTIPRHTASGPGKGLGLQDVLWLPDEMPMELGCCHESGARWTTCGPVPSLPSPSLALPPAPLAQPLPPHSARRPSHAARLHSHKGKPRATNLALAGGGAGERNRKSAQPSPAADGSGTPLGVMEDLDALLAELEQSSSLDAKDGGWQVPSACNPEPGTAGPPGPPSRSPLASVALKVQPPARAQPPGQALTTLYSSPVPAPQPQPPLPSPPPRAAARQLDELLADLGHMQSQLAAMGQGPGGAAEPEPSLDKMLGSLTQDLQELGISAAPAGVCAACRKPVAGKVLTALGATWHPEHFTCARCGQELGGRPFFERGGRAYCEEDYHRAFSPLCAYCASPIREVQPPPPAPAPAAAAASLHLFLQKVLTALDQTWHPEHFFCAHCGKVFGDDGFHERDGKPYCRQDFLAMFAPKCQGCERAVTDNYLSALQGIWHPECFVCAECLSGFDSGSFFELEGRPYCELHFHQRQGSVCHGCSHPVTGRCITAAGRRYHPEHFVCSYCLGQLQKGTFRERGDKMYCRPCHDKLFL
- the LPXN gene encoding leupaxin isoform X2, which encodes MGGLHWMSFPGPFNPDILGFCNHYLEIQVEAPKSSSWKVRLLEAPLQVLWLLPSQQHECVSSRDRDTIPRHTASGPGKGLGLQDVLWLPDEMPMELGCCHESGARWTTCGPVPSLPSPSLALPPAPLAQPLPPHSARRPSHAARLHSHKGKPRATNLALAGGGAGERNRKSAQPSPAADGSGTPLGVMEDLDALLAELEQSSSLDAKDGGWQVPSACNPEPGTAGPPGPPSRSPLASVALKVQPPARAQPPGQALTTLYSPVPAPQPQPPLPSPPPRAAARQLDELLADLGHMQSQLAAMGQGPGGAAEPEPSLDKMLGSLTQDLQELGISAAPAGVCAACRKPVAGKVLTALGATWHPEHFTCARCGQELGGRPFFERGGRAYCEEDYHRAFSPLCAYCASPIREVQPPPPAPAPAAAAASLHLFLQKVLTALDQTWHPEHFFCAHCGKVFGDDGFHERDGKPYCRQDFLAMFAPKCQGCERAVTDNYLSALQGIWHPECFVCAECLSGFDSGSFFELEGRPYCELHFHQRQGSVCHGCSHPVTGRCITAAGRRYHPEHFVCSYCLGQLQKGTFRERGDKMYCRPCHDKLFL
- the LPXN gene encoding leupaxin isoform X3, whose product is MGGLHWMSFPGPFNPDILGFCNHYLEIQVEAPKSSSWKVRLLEAPLQVLWLLPSQQHECVSSRDRDTIPRHTASGPGKGLGLQDVLWLPDEMPMELGCCHESGARWTTCGPVPSLPSPSLALPPAPLAQPLPPHSARRPSHAARLHSHKGKPRATNLALAGGGAGERNRKSAQPSPAADGSGTPLGVMEDLDALLAELEQSSSLDAKDGGWQVPSACNPEPGTAGPPGPPSRSPLASVALKVQPPARAQPPGQALTTLYSSPVPAPQPQPPLPSPPPRAAARQLDELLADLGHMQSQLAAMGQGPGGAAEPEPSLDKMLGSLTQDLQELGISAAPAGVCAACRKPVAGKVLTALGATWHPEHFTCARCGQELGGRPFFERGGRAYCEEDYHRAFSPLCAYCASPIREKVLTALDQTWHPEHFFCAHCGKVFGDDGFHERDGKPYCRQDFLAMFAPKCQGCERAVTDNYLSALQGIWHPECFVCAECLSGFDSGSFFELEGRPYCELHFHQRQGSVCHGCSHPVTGRCITAAGRRYHPEHFVCSYCLGQLQKGTFRERGDKMYCRPCHDKLFL